One Fusarium falciforme chromosome 12, complete sequence DNA window includes the following coding sequences:
- a CDS encoding FAD-binding-3 domain-containing protein, with the protein MEVKPEHLAALDIIVVGAGISGLATAISCSLSGHRVTILEAAKELGEVGAGLQITPNASRILKEWGVPASLWKVAAEPRCLAVHRYSDGKILAMEKDFGKKIRSKYRAPFVALHRADLHKALYERSHQLGVEMQLGQKVVQIDFEQTMIVTESGLTAKADLVVAADGLWSQCRQCFLGVEEPPLPTGDLAYRILLHLDDIDDPELREWVSKPAVHFWIGPEAHAVGYSLRAGNMYNIVLLVPDDLPEGVKRQTASVDEMRALFKGWDPILGRFLDTVKKVDKWKLMHRTELQNWVSDESNLVFVGDSCHPMLPYLAQGANSAIEDGAVLGRLLGKINSKDQLPSALKMYERLRKSRGEAIVKEAFKQRDAFHMKDGPEQRARDELFLSQLGKEIQAPFPSRWTCPDVQRWLYGYNVNKELQEATKRGLSKL; encoded by the exons ATGGAAGTCAAACCAGAACACCTTGCGGCGCTAGACATCATCGTGGTTGGTGCTGGCATCAGTGGGCTGGCTACCGCAATCTCGTGCTCATTGTCAGGCCATCGCGTCACAATATTGGAGGCTGCAAAAGAGCTTGGCGAG GTCGGTGCAGGCCTGCAGATCACACCAAATGCCTCCCGGATACTCAAAGAATGGGGCGTCCCAGCCAGCCTTTGGAAGGTGGCTGCAGAGCCTAGATGTCTTGCCGTACACCGTTACTCCGATGGAAAAATCCTTGCGATGGAGAAAGACTTTGGTAAAAAGATAAGATCTAAATACCGAGCTCCCTTCGTCGCCTTACACCGGGCCGATCTCCACAAGGCCTTGTACGAGCGGTCGCACCAGTTAGGGGTAGAGATGCAGCTCGGGCAAAAGGTCGTGCAGATCGACTTTGAGCAGACCATGATCGTCACAGAGTCTGGTTTGACAGCTAAAGCTGACCTCGTCGTGGCTGCCGACGGTCTCTGGTCGCAGTGTCGACAGTGCTTCCTGGGTGTTGAAGAGCCCCCCCTGCCAACCGGCGATCTGGCGTATAGAATACTCTTGCACCTGGATGATATCGATGACCCCGAGCTCAGAGAATGGGTGAGTAAGCCTGCAGTTCATTTCTGGATCGGACCAGAAGCGCACGCCGTGGGTTATTCTCTTCGGGCAGGTAACATGTACAACATTGTCCTTTTGGTTCCTGACGACCTGCCTGAGGGAGTCAAACGGCAGACTGCATCCGTAGACGAAATGAGAGCCTTGTTTAAAGGGTGGGACCCTATTCTTGGAAGGTTCCTGGACACGGTGAAGAAGGTCGACAAGTGGAAGCTGATGCACC GAACCGAGCTCCAAAACTGGGTCAGCGATGAGTCGAACCTCGTCTTTGT CGGTGACTCGTGCCACCCAATGCTGCCCTATCTTGCACAGGGGGCCAATTCCGCTATTGAAGACGGCGCAGTTCTTGGACGCCTCCTCGGTAAGATCAACAGCAAAGATCAACTTCCGAGCGCTCTGAAGATGTACGAGAGACTTCGGAAAAGTCGAGGGGAGGCCATTGTGAAGGAAGCTTTCAAACAG CGTGACGCATTCCACATGAAAGATGGCCCTGAACAGCGAGCTCGCGATGAGCTGTTTCTTTCACAACTGGGGAAGGAGATCCAGGCCCCATTCCCGAGCCGCTGGACTTGTCCCGACGTCCAGCGTTGGTTATATGGATACAACGTCAACAAGGAGCTACAAGAAGCAACGAAGAGGGGGCTTTCTAAGCTTTAG
- a CDS encoding Fungal-trans domain-containing protein yields MSGDVQELLRRVLDLEKALFQIQSEGQSSDQTSPCSMPSTTPGAIQDASTQGIPSSLGGQTSQTLPSSVNSPSETPTTFKPQTRDIADVAQYLGQNWYHKGIPILSERGRDWIRLKTGQDAQFERFHMFGSKRGFPALPLTNLSYHELHKLPDRHYAESCLDAFFGSSFSLFYPVLDRAFVQETLEAAYQDHIDSSFTRSQVSAKACILAALCMITRTVRPKDASKPLQGGLYVDQAKSLLALVSWEACIEGLQATLMLQICKISVGEWEDASTLHSIACHMVCNLGGHLNQRTTCASSSVASEKKLRHIRTLFWMSYIFDKDISLRSGQPPLLTEDYCDLAAPEGYASRYDCQAPSDQDTSTFGRLVPYLPGDLGLSHVKEKACRLLYSPKSFTMDDTQILLHIRHLDIDLESWRSSIPVKYRPKLSVTPGGPLFDSEMNSLQRIRCLHLQLEYHYVVTAIHTAVRRCGAAYAEAPNLPDDLHSVFHSSSDLSLEASRSTLTLLEEHINLLEEEAFWRVAFYPPVAAMSLFMNILIHPIDPRGQVDLGILASAISIFQTTSVQSLTTDDIEYLQEMNNFVAELVRLGNLAIWKAKKEENRESRDRE; encoded by the exons ATGT CCGGCGATGTACAAGAACTTCTTCGACGCGTTTTAGATCTTGAGAAGGCTCTATTTCAAATCCAATCTGAAGGGCAGTCGTCGGATCAGACCTCTCCTTGTTCCATGCCATCGACGACACCTGGGGCAATACAAGATGCCTCAACCCAAGGAATACCATCCAGCCTTGGTGGGCAAACTAGCCAAACTCTCCCATCTTCTGTTAACTCTCCTTCGGAGACACCTACAACTTTCAAGCCCCAGACCAGGGACATTGCTGATGTTGCACAATACCTGGGACAGAATTGGTATCACAAGGGCATACCCATTCTATCCGAGAGGGGCCGGGATTGGATTCGATTGAAAACTGGACAAGACGCTCAATTTGAGCGGTTTCATATGTTTGGTTCAAAACGCGGCTTTCCTGCTCTCCCATTAACCAATCTCTCATACCACGAGCTTCACAAGCTGCCCGACCGGCATTATGCTGAGAGCTGCCTCGATGCCTTCTTCGGATCATCATTTAGCCTCTTCTACCCCGTCCTTGATCGAGCCTTTGTTCAAGAGACGCTGGAGGCGGCCTATCAAGATCACATCGACTCATCCTTCACGCGCTCTCAAGTATCAGCCAAGGCCTGCATCCTGGCGGCCCTTTGCATGATAACGCGGACGGTGAGGCCCAAGGATGCTTCAAAACCACTCCAAGGTGGCTTGTACGTGGACCAAGCAAAGTCCCTTTTGGCTCTTGTCTCTTGGGAGGCATGCATTGAGGGTCTTCAGGCAACCCTCATGTTG CAAATTTGTAAAATATCAGTCGGAGAGTGGGAAGACGCTTCCACACTCCACTCAATTGCTTGTCACATGGTCTGCAACCTCGGTGGGCATTTGAATCAGCGGACGACATGCGCTTCTTCGAGCGTAGCTTCCGAAAAAAAGCTCCGGCATATCAGAACACTCTTTTGGATGTCGTATATCTTCGACAAGGACATATCACTTCGGTCCGGGCAGCCTCCTTTGCTCACCGAAGACTACTGTGACTTGGCTGCCCCTGAAGGATACGCCAGCCGATATGATTGTCAAGCTCCCTCAGATCAAGACACCAGCACCTTTGGGCGACTAGTGCCTTACCTCCCAGGAGACCTTGGTTTAAGTCACGTCAAGGAGAAAGCATGCCGCCTGCTTTACTCGCCCAAATCATTCACCATGGATGATACTCAGATTCTCCTTCACATCCGCCATCTCGATATTGACCTTGAAAGTTGGCGATCGTCCATTCCGGTCAAATATCGGCCCAAGCTCTCTGTCACACCTGGAGGACCGTTATTCGATTCAGAGATGAACTCTTTGCAACGCATCAGATGTTTGCATTTACAGCTTGAATACCACTATGTGGTAACGGCCATTCATACAGCCGTCAGGCGATGCGGTGCTGCTTATGCTGAAGCCCCAAATCTTCCTGATGATCTTCATAGTGTCTTCCACTCCAGCAGTGATCTATCTTTGGAAGCCAGTCGTTCGACATTAACACTGCTTGAGGAACATATAAACCTCCTAGAAGAAGAGGCGTTCTG GCGCGTCGCTTTCTATCCTCCTGTTGCGGCCATGTCTTTGTTCATGAACATCCTAATCCACCCCATTGATCCTCGCGGACAGGTAGATCTGGGTATCTTGGCATCGGCCATCTCAATATTCCAGACTACCTCTGTGCAAAGTCTGACCACGGATGACATTGAGTATTTACAGGAGATGAATAACTTCGTGGCGGAGCTTGTGCGACTCGGTAATCTTGCCATATGGAAGGCAAAAAAGGAAGAGAATAGGGAATCAAGGGATAGAGAGTGA
- a CDS encoding HD domain-containing protein encodes MNSSGIAQNGWTAVPIDAGRIFHTGPYLNTPNYINLETIKFPSQDPIVLKTQEHVETHLLKQTYNHSMRVYCWSTVILRQQFPEHAATLSPSTLALACLLHDIGTTEHNMNSTRLSFEFQGGFQALNLLGEYGSTKDQAEAVCETIIRHQDLGTEGNITFLGQLIQLSTIYDNVGDHPSVKDFDQIIHEKTREEVNKAFPRDGWLGCFAETIRKEETMKPWCHTTHIPDFAEKVEGNKLMRQYE; translated from the exons ATGAACTCTTCAGGCATCGCCCAGAACGGATGGACAGCCGTCCCTATTGACGCCGGCAGGATCTTCCACACTGGGCCCTACCTCAATACGCCCAATTACATCAATCTCGAGACCATCAAGTTCCCCTCGCAGGACCCCATCGTCCTCAAGACTCAGGAACATGTCGAGACACACCTTCTAAAGCAGACTTATAATCACTCAATGAGGGTCTACTGTTGGT CGACCGTTATTCTCCGACAACAGTTCCCCGAACACGCAGCCACACTTTCACCCTCGACTCTTGCATTGGCTTGTCTGTTGCACGACATTGGCACAACCGAACACAACATGAATTCTACCCGTCTCTCGTTCGAGTTTCAAGGTGGCTTTCAAGCTCTCAACCTTCTGGGGGAGTACGGTTCGACCAAGGACCAGGCCGAGGCCGTCTGCGAAACCATCATTCGTCATCAGGACCTTGGTACAGAAGGCAACATTACTTTCCTGGGGCAGTTGATTCAGCTGTCCACTATCTACGACAACGTGGGCGATCATCCCTCGGTCAAGGACTTTGATCAGATCATCCACGAGAAAACCCGGGAGGAGGTCAACAAGGCGTTTCCCCGTGATGGCTGGCTGGGGTGCTTCGCCGAGACTATTCGCAAAGAAGAGACTATGAAGCCCTGGTGTCATACAACACATATCCCAGACTTTGCTGAAAAGGTTGAAGGGAACAAGCTTATGAGGCAATATGAGTAG